In Pseudovibrio brasiliensis, one DNA window encodes the following:
- a CDS encoding GNAT family N-acetyltransferase, with protein MLQISPYTAEEHKELAALYADVASRTFAYDHTRFIHADQFLSLIEGEDVWVLRYEGEIVGFIGYYTPEHFLHSLYIRYTHHKRGFGRQALQFLLEHYGCAHELKVDRINQSALKFYQAMGYTDVTAEADARQTWSRLRSPAKIELKAAAAIAVGD; from the coding sequence GTGCTGCAGATTTCACCCTACACCGCTGAAGAACACAAAGAGCTTGCCGCGCTATACGCAGACGTGGCAAGTCGCACCTTTGCCTACGACCATACGCGCTTCATCCATGCCGATCAGTTTCTGAGTCTGATTGAGGGCGAAGATGTCTGGGTTTTAAGGTATGAGGGTGAGATCGTCGGCTTCATCGGCTATTACACGCCGGAACACTTCCTTCATTCCCTTTATATCCGCTACACCCACCACAAACGCGGCTTTGGTCGTCAGGCCCTGCAGTTTCTGCTGGAACACTACGGCTGCGCGCATGAGCTGAAGGTGGACCGGATCAATCAGTCCGCTTTGAAGTTTTATCAAGCGATGGGATATACGGATGTGACAGCGGAGGCGGATGCACGCCAAACCTGGTCGCGTTTACGTTCGCCTGCAAAAATTGAGCTTAAAGCCGCCGCAGCTATTGCGGTGGGAGACTAG
- a CDS encoding GntR family transcriptional regulator, producing the protein MKIEDTLERAVTSVTAQNVPSSASLIDRAYAHLRAAILSGQLEPGSKLRIREMCSTFDVGPTPVREALSRLVSQGLVATQSHKGFYIPELSQKEFQDIVEQRRLLESATVRTAVEKGDAQWRERVLDAYHALQEIERTWQASRRDFWNEWEEANRVFHMTLVEGAGSNWASRFLHMLHDQCTRYRAAMRRAGFISEGVQDDHTQLITAVRTGDGALAEQTIKAHIDRLPALCMPS; encoded by the coding sequence TTGAAAATAGAGGATACCTTAGAAAGAGCCGTAACATCGGTCACTGCACAAAACGTCCCGTCATCCGCCTCTCTAATAGACAGGGCCTATGCGCACCTGCGGGCGGCAATCCTGTCTGGCCAATTGGAGCCGGGCAGTAAGCTGCGCATTCGCGAGATGTGCAGTACTTTTGATGTTGGACCAACACCTGTACGAGAAGCGCTTTCCCGTCTGGTTTCTCAGGGACTTGTTGCCACTCAATCACACAAGGGATTTTATATTCCAGAACTTTCTCAAAAAGAGTTTCAGGATATCGTTGAGCAGCGCCGCCTTTTGGAAAGCGCGACGGTGAGAACCGCCGTTGAAAAGGGCGACGCACAATGGCGCGAACGCGTGCTGGATGCTTATCATGCATTGCAGGAAATTGAACGCACGTGGCAGGCGTCACGGCGTGATTTCTGGAATGAGTGGGAAGAAGCTAACCGCGTGTTTCATATGACGCTGGTGGAAGGTGCAGGCTCTAATTGGGCAAGCCGTTTCCTTCACATGCTTCATGACCAGTGCACCCGCTACCGGGCAGCTATGCGCCGTGCCGGTTTCATCTCTGAAGGCGTACAGGACGATCACACTCAGCTGATCACAGCTGTGCGGACAGGAGATGGCGCTCTGGCTGAACAGACGATCAAAGCACATATTGATCGCCTACCAGCATTGTGCATGCCATCTTAA